From one Psilocybe cubensis strain MGC-MH-2018 chromosome 13, whole genome shotgun sequence genomic stretch:
- a CDS encoding ABC-transporter-regulating transcription factor gives MRRVHSYIRILEARIKRLEGYIQALYPDEEVDYIIGKPPPVIKRRDRAQCPVPIIPSQEESIAETPEDFAEISEADDMAHVMLAKQLERITLTPTASNRFFGQASPIMAVQQASTLRSRLTGVPDTGLDPKEYRRPLYWTMSPWAYDYVCSPESPYVYPEFDLLLSLVTIYFEKINCLIPILHEPTFMQDLLSWKHCHDQSFGMTVLLVCANASKYSSDPRVLASPDHPHSASSAGWHYFSQVPIHRKIMLYTATVYDLQYYALAAIFIGGTSLCPVSCNLLGIGLRYAVELGAHRRRGTKRSSVDEELLKRAFWALYCLDTINNSFYGRPAGISHESLDIEYPIECDDEYWRSDDSEEAFKQPSGKPCSISNFICLIKLCEILGFATRTLYSTKKSKILSGYFGTDWEIRMVSELDSSLNKWKASLPPYLVWDADREDSVFFHQSVNLHAMFSYVQMQVYRPFLTKQSPLSASSLAMCTNAARLCTHIQEVAIARDLCVSSHTIYSAFTAGIISVLCLWGSQRPGYVGDHQKEEENLVKCVKVLGKCETLFHLAGSLRDILCEAGAVSQVDDTRDPQSFRLGSSQTESNIHDHAFDTQTVVEETTSSANTDWDLYRLILTEMGHREVGSTSAPTVDTQVTAHEASQPPDPATFNFWGDPSATYTSFEEWDTLVRDIRHLQWCAMIF, from the exons ATGCGTCGCGTGCATAGTTATATTCGAATCTTGGAGGCGAGAATTAAGAGATTAGAAGGGTATATACAGGCA CTCTATCCAGACGAAGAGGTAGATTACATCATTGGAAAACCTCCTCCCGTCATCAAACGCAGGGATCGAGCTCAATGTCCCGTTCCCATTATCCCCTCTCAAGAAGAATCCATCGCGGAAACACCTGAAGACTTTGCCGAAATTTCCGAGGCTGATGACATGGCTCATGTCATGCTGGCGAAACAACTTGAGCGTATAACATTAACGCCCACCGCTTCAAACCGTTTCTTTGGCCAAGCGAG TCCTATCATGGCGGTTCAACAGGcttcaacgctgagaagCCGGCTGACAGGTGTCCCTGATACAGGATTGGATCCTAAGGAATATCGACGGCCGTTATACTGGACAATGAGCCCG TGGGCATACGACTACGTTTGTTCTCCTGAGTCACCATATGTATATCCAGAATTCGATCTTCTCTTAAGCCTGGTCACCATTTACTTTGAGAAAATTAACTGTCTAATTCCTATCCTTCATGAACCTACCTTTATGCAGGATCTTTTGTCCTGGAAGCATTGTCACGACCAATCTTTTGGAATGACTGTTCTCTTAGTATGCGCAAATGCGTCGAAGTATTCGTCGGATCCTCGGGTACTTGCATCTCCAGATCACCCTCATTCAGCTTCTTCCGCTGGATGGCATTATTTCTCTCAGGTGCCGATACATCGAAAAATAATGCTGTATACAGCAACAGTCTATGATTTGCAATACTACGCT CTCGCGGCAATCTTTATCGGTGGAACTTCGCTGTGTCCTGTATCATGCAATTTGCTTGGCATAGGATTAAGATACGCCGTAGAGCTGGGTGCACACCGCCGAAGGGGAACAAAGCGTTCATCTGTCGATGAAGAGCTGCTAAAACGTGCATTTTG GGCATTGTACTGTTTGGATACGATTAACAACTCATTCTATGGTCGACCTGCCGGTATCTCCCATGAATC GCTCGACATTGAGTACCcaattgaatgtgatgatgAATACTGGAGAAGCGATGATTCAGAGGAAGCTTTTAAGCAACCCTCAGGGAAACCATGCTCGATTTCTAATTTTATTTGTTTAATCAAGCTATGCGAAATCCTGGGTTTCGCAACAAGAACTCTTTATTCCACCAAGAAGAGCAAAATTCTTTCAGGATATTTTGGGACTGATTGGGAAATTCGAATGGTCTCTGAACTCGACTCGTCTCTGAATAAATGGAAAGcttccctccctccctaTT TGGTTTGGGACGCTGACAGAGAGGACTCGGTGTTTTTTCACCAATCCGTCAATCTTCACGCAATGTTTTCCTATGTTCAGATGCAGGTTTATAGGCCTTTCCTGACAAAACAGTCTCCCTTGTCAGCATCCTCTCTTGCTATGTGTACAAATGCTGCCAGACTGTGTACGCACATCCAGGAGGTAGCCATTGCCAGGGATCTCTGTGTCTCATCACACACAATT TATAGTGCGTTCACTGCGGGGATAATTAGTGTTCTATGTCTATGGGGAAGCCAAAGGCCAGGTTACGTTGGCGATcaccaaaaagaagaagaaaatcttGTGAAATGTGTTAAAGTCTTGGGAAAATGCGAAACATT ATTTCATTTGGCCGGCTCATTACG CGACATTCTGTGTGAAGCTGGGGCTGTCAGCCAGGTCGACGACACTCGTGATCCACAGAGCTTCCGGTTGGGAAGTAGTCAAACCGAAAGCAATATACATGACCACGCCTTTGACACGCAAACCGTAGTAGAAGAGACCACTTCATCTGCAAACACCGATTGGGACCTTTATAGATTAATCCTCACCGAGATGGGACATCGTGAGGTCGGGTCCACGAGTGCACCTACCGTCGATACTCAGGTCACAGCACACGAGGCTTCGCAACCACCCGACCCTGCGACTTTCAACTTTTGGGGCGATCCTTCCGCAACCTATACCAG CTTCGAGGAATGGGACACACTTGTTCGGGATATACGCCATTTGCAATGGTGCGCTATGATCTTTTGA